One region of Chitinispirillum alkaliphilum genomic DNA includes:
- a CDS encoding 4Fe-4S ferredoxin iron-sulfur binding domain protein, which yields MAHKIDDSCLACGSCLPECPVEAIEEGDPIYSINSEKCSDCGACVDSCPTDAISAA from the coding sequence ATGGCCCATAAAATCGATGATTCCTGCCTTGCTTGTGGTTCTTGTCTTCCGGAATGTCCGGTTGAAGCTATTGAAGAGGGAGATCCTATTTATAGCATAAATTCTGAAAAATGTTCAGATTGCGGTGCTTGTGTTGATTCATGCCCCACAGATGCTATTTCTGCAGCATAA
- a CDS encoding Endonuclease IV — protein sequence MKIIGPHVHTTGGVQNAPLNARAVNASGFGLFTKNQRRWEAKPLEKQKIDAFYKNMEKCGYQAHQVLPHCGYLINIGQPDKLIRQKSLGALLDEVNRCELLGLPWLNIHPGSHLGLVSESECLAIIAESINFVLSKTRKVGIVLETTAGQGTNVGYRFEHFAEIIDKIEDRSRIGVCIDTCHIFAAGYDIREKSAFDSVMNNLTATIGKEYIRGAHLNDSKTKLGSRVDRHDNIGRGLLGLEPFRFIMNHQYFEEVPLILETTDETLWPDEIVMLYGLQQEASE from the coding sequence ATGAAAATAATCGGACCCCATGTACATACTACCGGTGGTGTGCAAAATGCTCCTCTCAACGCCCGTGCAGTGAATGCCAGCGGATTTGGGCTGTTTACAAAGAACCAGCGCAGATGGGAAGCGAAACCGCTCGAAAAACAGAAAATAGATGCATTTTATAAAAACATGGAAAAGTGTGGGTATCAGGCACATCAGGTGCTCCCTCACTGTGGTTATCTTATAAATATCGGACAGCCCGATAAGCTCATTCGCCAAAAGTCACTGGGGGCATTGCTTGATGAAGTGAACAGGTGCGAATTGCTTGGGCTTCCATGGCTCAACATCCACCCCGGAAGCCATCTTGGACTTGTAAGCGAAAGCGAATGTCTTGCAATTATAGCTGAATCTATCAATTTTGTTTTATCAAAGACCCGGAAAGTTGGCATAGTTCTGGAAACCACAGCGGGTCAGGGTACAAATGTTGGCTACCGTTTTGAACATTTTGCAGAAATAATCGACAAGATAGAGGACCGCTCAAGAATTGGTGTATGCATCGATACCTGCCACATCTTTGCTGCTGGTTACGACATTCGGGAAAAGTCTGCGTTTGATTCTGTTATGAATAATCTTACAGCAACTATTGGCAAAGAATATATACGGGGCGCTCACCTCAATGACAGTAAAACAAAACTGGGAAGCCGAGTTGATAGACACGACAACATAGGCAGAGGCTTGCTTGGTTTAGAGCCATTCAGATTCATAATGAACCATCAATACTTTGAGGAAGTTCCATTGATATTGGAGACTACAGATGAGACGCTTTGGCCCGATGAGATCGTTATGCTGTATGGATTGCAGCAAGAGGCCTCTGAATAA
- a CDS encoding ATP-grasp family protein encodes MAKGAFDFSTPPLVFAGWPGMGDVGLKAMEYIRQKVDAHLFAELDMSPFYTPEEVVVEGGLARFPEIPKSLFLEHHNPDVVIFESTMQLGGADAMTVTQAVLDVVHKTKAKRVFTAAAFPFPMSYKSEPRVFFAANNKKLINKLTLQGVEPMPEGFISGPNGILLGIAASQKIEAACIMATIPSYATGLPYPKASLAIVKTLADIANLDIPTEDLQAEADSYDENYEEIEERLRQVFPNMIEGEDEMIPGAFPEPTPSEEKEDKVPEFVMKKIEHLFREVAKSKNKDQASELKQELDKWGIFDLYEKRFLDLFKEE; translated from the coding sequence ATGGCAAAAGGTGCATTTGATTTCAGTACCCCGCCTTTGGTATTTGCGGGCTGGCCCGGCATGGGTGATGTGGGTCTAAAGGCGATGGAGTATATCCGTCAGAAGGTTGACGCTCATCTTTTTGCAGAGCTTGACATGTCACCTTTTTATACTCCTGAGGAAGTTGTGGTAGAAGGTGGTTTAGCCCGTTTCCCTGAAATCCCAAAAAGCCTCTTTCTTGAGCACCACAACCCCGATGTGGTTATTTTTGAAAGTACAATGCAGCTCGGTGGCGCTGATGCCATGACTGTGACCCAGGCAGTTTTGGATGTAGTGCATAAAACCAAAGCCAAAAGGGTTTTCACCGCTGCGGCATTCCCCTTCCCTATGAGCTACAAATCAGAGCCGAGAGTTTTTTTTGCCGCAAACAATAAAAAACTCATAAACAAACTCACTCTTCAGGGGGTTGAGCCGATGCCGGAAGGGTTTATCAGTGGCCCAAACGGTATCCTTCTTGGAATCGCAGCTTCTCAAAAGATCGAAGCGGCATGTATTATGGCTACCATCCCCTCTTATGCTACTGGCCTGCCCTACCCAAAAGCATCCCTGGCCATCGTAAAAACCCTTGCCGATATTGCTAACCTTGATATCCCCACAGAAGATCTTCAGGCGGAAGCCGATTCTTATGATGAGAATTATGAGGAGATAGAAGAGAGGCTGCGTCAGGTGTTTCCAAATATGATCGAGGGAGAAGATGAAATGATTCCGGGAGCTTTTCCTGAACCCACACCCAGTGAGGAAAAGGAAGATAAGGTTCCGGAGTTTGTCATGAAAAAAATTGAACATCTGTTCCGCGAGGTTGCAAAAAGTAAAAATAAAGATCAGGCAAGTGAGCTCAAACAGGAACTTGATAAATGGGGCATTTTCGACCTCTATGAAAAAAGATTCCTCGACCTCTTCAAAGAAGAGTGA
- a CDS encoding Peptide methionine sulfoxide reductase MsrA produces MENHLEKATFAGGCFWCMQPPFDNLPGVVKTTVGYTGGNVPNPSYREVSSGDTGHREAIEIIFDPAKVSYETLLDIFWRQIDPTDPEGQFADRGTQYKTAIFYHNQQQKHTAIQSKEKLNSSGMYNKPVVTDILPATVFFPAEEPHQKYGRKKPSALQSVQKRLRQRGLYQQRTKEKRSMKKYGKPSANELKEKLDPVQYRVTQENGTEPPFKNPFWDNHRDGIYVDVVSGEPLFSSKDKFDSKTGWPSFIKPLESDNITRKQDTSHGMNRTEVRSKHGDSHLGHLFPDGPPPTGQRYCINSAALRFIPAEKLEEEGYGEYKLLFS; encoded by the coding sequence ATGGAAAATCATCTGGAAAAAGCAACTTTCGCAGGAGGGTGCTTCTGGTGCATGCAACCACCCTTTGATAACCTGCCCGGTGTAGTGAAGACAACTGTAGGGTATACAGGGGGAAATGTTCCAAATCCCTCCTACCGTGAAGTATCATCGGGGGATACAGGGCACAGGGAAGCTATCGAGATCATTTTCGATCCAGCAAAAGTAAGCTACGAGACCCTTTTGGATATCTTCTGGAGGCAAATCGATCCAACTGATCCAGAAGGCCAGTTCGCGGACAGGGGAACACAGTACAAAACTGCAATCTTCTATCACAACCAGCAACAGAAACATACCGCAATTCAGTCGAAAGAAAAACTGAACAGTTCAGGGATGTATAATAAACCAGTCGTTACTGACATCCTCCCTGCCACGGTGTTTTTCCCCGCCGAAGAACCACATCAGAAATACGGGAGAAAAAAACCCTCTGCATTACAATCTGTACAAAAAAGGCTCCGGCAGAGAGGACTATATCAACAGAGAACAAAGGAGAAAAGATCAATGAAGAAATACGGTAAACCATCAGCCAACGAATTAAAGGAGAAGCTCGATCCCGTGCAATACAGGGTAACTCAGGAAAATGGAACTGAACCACCGTTTAAAAATCCTTTTTGGGATAATCATCGGGATGGCATATACGTGGATGTTGTCAGCGGAGAGCCCCTTTTCTCTTCAAAAGATAAATTTGACTCCAAAACAGGATGGCCAAGTTTTATAAAACCTCTGGAATCTGATAATATTACAAGGAAGCAGGATACCTCACATGGGATGAACCGCACAGAGGTAAGAAGTAAACATGGAGACTCACATCTGGGCCACCTGTTTCCCGACGGACCACCTCCTACCGGTCAGCGCTACTGTATTAATTCTGCTGCGTTGAGATTTATCCCGGCAGAAAAACTTGAAGAGGAGGGTTACGGGGAGTACAAATTACTATTTTCTTAG
- a CDS encoding dTDP-4-dehydrorhamnose reductase, which yields MKRVLLVGASGFLGQHICYLSLKSDKQIWGTFCTNTPFVKGVHYVKLDLCNPEHMELLISHVLPDTVVFCAAVSSPEVCEKDPGLTDWINRDAPLNTARICAKENIRFIFTSSDLVFDGSGAPYRETDPVSPVNAYGRQKAEAEKQILCACPDALVCRMPLMYGTFSESKNFTSAMIRAIKEKKTVSLFYDEYRTPISAISAADFLLNTPDHIKGILHLGGKQRISRYDFGVLTAKIFGLDRSFIKPVSQSEITTTARRPADVSLSSEKAYAIGFSPGLIEDELLKMAGKI from the coding sequence ATGAAAAGAGTGCTTCTTGTAGGTGCATCCGGGTTTCTTGGGCAGCATATCTGTTACCTTTCACTAAAGAGCGATAAACAAATTTGGGGTACATTCTGTACCAATACCCCTTTTGTTAAGGGTGTGCATTACGTGAAACTGGACCTGTGCAATCCAGAGCATATGGAACTGCTGATCAGCCATGTATTACCCGATACCGTTGTGTTCTGTGCCGCAGTTTCATCGCCTGAAGTGTGCGAGAAAGATCCCGGTTTGACCGACTGGATTAATCGGGATGCCCCGCTCAACACCGCAAGAATATGTGCAAAGGAAAATATCCGCTTCATTTTTACTTCAAGTGATCTTGTTTTCGATGGATCGGGGGCTCCGTACCGGGAAACTGATCCTGTTTCGCCTGTTAATGCTTATGGACGGCAGAAAGCCGAAGCTGAAAAACAGATCCTCTGTGCCTGTCCGGATGCGCTCGTATGCAGAATGCCACTAATGTATGGCACATTTTCAGAATCAAAAAATTTCACCTCAGCTATGATACGGGCCATTAAGGAAAAAAAAACCGTCTCTCTTTTTTATGATGAATACCGGACTCCAATAAGCGCCATTTCTGCGGCAGATTTCTTATTGAATACGCCTGACCACATCAAGGGAATCCTTCACCTGGGAGGCAAACAGCGGATCAGCAGGTATGATTTTGGAGTTTTGACCGCGAAAATATTTGGATTAGACCGTTCTTTTATAAAACCTGTGTCTCAGAGCGAGATCACAACAACGGCCAGAAGACCAGCGGATGTTTCACTGAGCAGTGAAAAAGCATATGCAATTGGTTTTTCGCCGGGTTTGATTGAAGATGAATTGCTGAAAATGGCAGGAAAAATTTGA
- a CDS encoding Peptidoglycan-associated lipoprotein, with product MSRFLGSITLIMFVMSLALTGCNRGVTEIETIPEPPPPQRQPEPEPPPPPPPPPPVDVGALLRGVLNPVYFDFDKADLTPETIRTLERIASLMREHSQIRLRAEGHTDERGSSQYNMGLGENRARSIRDYFASYGISADRIEITSYGKEKPVRTNCGADDDCHGRNRRVEWTILAK from the coding sequence ATGAGCAGATTTTTGGGTAGTATCACTTTAATTATGTTTGTCATGAGTTTGGCACTGACAGGCTGTAACAGAGGAGTAACGGAAATAGAGACAATTCCCGAACCTCCACCACCTCAACGTCAGCCGGAACCGGAACCACCTCCTCCACCTCCTCCACCACCACCGGTAGATGTAGGTGCCCTGCTGCGAGGCGTTCTCAACCCAGTGTACTTTGATTTTGACAAGGCGGATCTTACACCTGAAACAATTCGTACACTTGAAAGAATCGCTTCTCTTATGAGAGAGCATTCTCAGATCAGACTTCGTGCAGAAGGTCACACTGACGAAAGAGGGTCTTCACAGTACAACATGGGATTAGGTGAAAATCGTGCACGCTCAATCAGAGACTACTTTGCTTCTTATGGTATCTCTGCGGACAGAATCGAAATCACCTCTTATGGTAAAGAAAAGCCAGTCCGGACCAATTGCGGTGCAGATGATGACTGCCATGGCCGTAACAGAAGAGTTGAGTGGACTATTCTTGCGAAGTAA
- a CDS encoding Signal transduction histidine kinase — protein sequence MDDLIQGNSYSLSDSESGRNSSTENFSPEGSPGDSIPYGIWKTDPNGKFLYVSETFLKLLNCTLQQFNDKCWFRLLEENGSYLQTWNNCIRAEDEWRAELRINTLNGIQRRILSVGKPLFNEAGGVIEWSGLNIDITDCCQNEDLNKIKWLLAEKHRPFHTFAASIPSYGDLTEYNTDGLILHSLGKEILTGIISDFLDLLDTVAMVYEQNGDYAQHIISSPWCKYLNEASRSNCGKCSNDKAIKSGKWLCHESCYSLAKQVLKSGEPVNQKCAGGVELFIVPIKADSHIVGALVMGYGDPPRNPHVLDSISRLYNVEYETLYSLSMQYQSRPTYIIEVAKRRLFFSSRLIGSMIERKISENALKAAYLEIEQRVEHRTTELKKSCECLAKEKQERVKAEQELYQKHIALESVYSIATSVSKDPEDLYEKVTSGISTILQIPYTSMAIVSQNQFSVVSEFFRGEKKRTYSVPQNANPCGIVFQQQKSVQLSGDLKSEYPEFAHCLNDMKSYIGVQIRGNSGQLLAVICAMDAENRVFTEYEFQQIEIFSRFAAREIEQTILENQLLQNQEMKMLGQLTSGVAHEVRNPLNGILAITEALDSELGGSEQYRPYIDHIKNQVLRLSALMRDLLDLGRPIEKSNMIVTPVIETLLNSVRSWRHSSKYKEHKLIEQFSDETRNARFVADPVKMQQVFINLIENACSHSSSQSPVTIIAERSDNYILIRIVDRGTGIAPEHENRLFDPFFTTRKGGTGLGLGIVKRIVENHGGRIKLGNNDEFSGCTAELRFELAE from the coding sequence ATGGACGATCTGATACAAGGAAACTCCTATTCTCTTTCAGATTCGGAATCCGGCAGGAATTCTTCAACAGAGAATTTTTCACCTGAGGGCTCACCTGGAGATTCCATTCCCTACGGCATTTGGAAAACCGACCCCAATGGAAAATTCCTCTATGTAAGCGAAACATTCCTGAAATTATTAAACTGTACACTGCAACAATTCAATGATAAATGCTGGTTTAGGCTGCTTGAGGAAAACGGCTCATACCTTCAAACCTGGAATAATTGCATCAGGGCTGAGGATGAGTGGCGTGCAGAGCTCCGCATAAACACCCTCAACGGAATCCAGCGAAGAATTTTGAGTGTCGGAAAACCTTTATTTAATGAAGCCGGGGGAGTAATTGAGTGGTCAGGGTTGAATATAGACATAACTGATTGCTGCCAAAACGAAGATCTCAACAAAATAAAGTGGTTGCTGGCAGAAAAACATCGTCCTTTCCACACATTCGCAGCTTCAATCCCCTCTTATGGGGATTTAACAGAATATAACACTGATGGTCTTATACTTCACTCTCTGGGAAAAGAGATTCTAACAGGGATAATAAGCGACTTTTTGGATCTGCTTGATACGGTTGCCATGGTTTATGAACAAAATGGCGACTATGCTCAGCATATCATCAGCTCTCCATGGTGTAAATACCTCAATGAGGCATCCAGAAGTAATTGCGGAAAATGCAGTAATGACAAGGCGATTAAAAGTGGTAAATGGCTTTGTCATGAATCTTGTTATTCATTGGCAAAACAGGTTTTAAAGAGCGGAGAGCCGGTTAATCAAAAGTGTGCCGGGGGTGTAGAGCTGTTTATTGTCCCGATTAAGGCTGATTCCCATATCGTTGGCGCTCTTGTGATGGGGTATGGGGATCCACCCCGCAACCCCCATGTTTTGGATTCAATATCAAGGCTTTACAATGTAGAATACGAAACGTTGTATTCCTTATCGATGCAGTATCAGTCCAGACCCACTTATATAATCGAGGTGGCAAAAAGGAGATTGTTTTTCAGCTCTCGGCTGATAGGGTCGATGATTGAGAGAAAAATTTCAGAAAACGCTCTAAAAGCCGCATATCTTGAAATTGAGCAAAGAGTAGAGCATAGAACAACTGAGCTGAAGAAATCCTGTGAGTGTCTGGCCAAAGAAAAGCAGGAGAGAGTAAAGGCTGAGCAGGAGTTATACCAGAAGCATATCGCTTTGGAATCGGTATACTCCATTGCAACCAGTGTTTCTAAAGACCCTGAAGATCTCTACGAAAAAGTTACTTCCGGAATTTCCACCATACTTCAGATTCCCTATACCTCTATGGCAATCGTGAGCCAAAATCAATTCAGTGTTGTGAGCGAGTTTTTCAGGGGGGAGAAAAAAAGGACCTACTCGGTGCCACAAAATGCCAATCCCTGTGGAATCGTTTTTCAGCAGCAGAAATCTGTGCAGTTAAGTGGGGATCTTAAAAGTGAATACCCCGAATTTGCGCACTGTTTGAACGATATGAAATCTTACATTGGGGTACAGATCAGGGGAAACAGTGGGCAATTACTGGCTGTTATATGTGCAATGGATGCAGAAAACAGGGTGTTTACCGAATATGAGTTTCAGCAGATAGAGATTTTCTCCAGATTTGCAGCACGGGAGATTGAGCAAACCATCCTCGAAAACCAACTCCTTCAGAATCAGGAGATGAAAATGCTGGGTCAGCTCACCTCCGGTGTTGCTCATGAAGTAAGAAATCCCCTTAACGGGATACTTGCCATTACAGAGGCTCTGGACTCAGAACTTGGAGGAAGTGAACAGTACCGGCCATATATCGACCATATAAAAAACCAGGTACTAAGACTCTCTGCGCTTATGAGAGACCTTTTAGATCTGGGAAGACCAATCGAGAAAAGTAATATGATAGTAACTCCGGTAATAGAGACACTCCTGAACTCCGTGCGCTCATGGCGACACTCCTCAAAGTATAAGGAACACAAACTTATTGAGCAATTCAGTGACGAAACCCGCAATGCCCGGTTTGTGGCTGATCCGGTTAAAATGCAGCAGGTGTTTATAAATCTTATAGAAAATGCCTGCAGTCACAGCTCCTCACAATCACCCGTTACCATAATAGCAGAGCGATCGGATAATTATATCCTGATAAGAATTGTTGACAGGGGAACAGGAATTGCACCTGAGCATGAGAATAGATTATTTGACCCCTTTTTCACAACCCGTAAGGGCGGAACCGGTCTGGGGCTTGGTATAGTGAAGCGAATTGTAGAGAACCACGGAGGGAGAATCAAACTGGGAAATAACGATGAATTTTCCGGATGCACTGCGGAGCTTAGATTTGAACTCGCAGAGTAA
- a CDS encoding phosphoesterase has translation MFTIADRIWSRQSISEISESIDRAESIAICGHRNPDGDSLGSLLSLGLGLKKLGKRVYMLCSEEIPPRYRDLPGIEFIQNSLYGVVDLAIAVDCGSYGMLDDLGGVFDRATEVIEIDHHSNRNSFADISLIDERASSAGELVYFVLDELGVEIDKQIAQNILTSVIVETNSFRLPELRSQTFEICADLLCTGIDFSKITESVYWVNCRETEILGGLCLARCRFLQDGALAISSLRRRDFFKAGAKESHGDPVIEKIRSIHGVKLAVLFRQNKDGDLRVSFRSKDGLDVSALAKQFGGGGHTSAAGCRIRDSRGNRQKIIKASAKFLNNYKEVKREEWARKLVPVNFRKADPKESSRVSKDGQSQIPQLNERDFYEMFS, from the coding sequence ATGTTTACCATAGCAGATCGTATTTGGAGCAGACAATCTATTTCAGAAATATCAGAAAGCATAGATAGGGCAGAGAGTATTGCGATCTGCGGTCACAGAAACCCCGACGGGGATTCATTAGGGTCATTGCTTTCCCTTGGCCTCGGCCTCAAAAAACTGGGCAAACGTGTTTATATGCTCTGCTCAGAGGAGATCCCTCCCCGCTACAGGGATCTCCCCGGCATTGAATTTATTCAGAATTCACTATATGGTGTCGTTGATCTTGCAATTGCCGTTGATTGTGGCAGTTACGGCATGCTTGATGATTTGGGTGGTGTATTTGACAGGGCCACAGAGGTTATTGAAATTGACCACCACAGTAACCGAAACTCATTTGCGGATATATCCTTAATAGATGAACGGGCTTCCTCTGCCGGGGAGCTGGTGTATTTTGTTTTGGATGAATTAGGGGTTGAAATCGACAAGCAGATTGCCCAAAATATCCTGACCTCAGTAATTGTGGAGACAAACTCATTTCGTCTTCCAGAGCTGCGCAGTCAAACTTTTGAAATCTGTGCAGATTTGCTCTGCACGGGTATCGATTTTTCGAAAATAACAGAATCTGTTTACTGGGTAAACTGCAGGGAAACCGAAATTCTTGGGGGATTGTGTTTAGCCAGGTGCAGATTTCTTCAGGATGGCGCACTCGCCATTTCCTCTCTGCGCAGAAGGGATTTTTTCAAAGCCGGGGCAAAGGAGTCACACGGGGATCCGGTGATTGAGAAGATCCGCTCAATACATGGAGTTAAGCTTGCGGTTCTGTTCAGACAAAACAAAGATGGGGACTTAAGGGTGAGTTTCAGATCAAAGGATGGGCTTGATGTGTCTGCTCTGGCCAAACAGTTTGGGGGAGGAGGGCACACAAGTGCCGCAGGCTGCAGAATTAGGGACAGTAGAGGAAACAGACAAAAAATCATTAAAGCCTCTGCTAAATTTCTCAATAATTATAAGGAGGTGAAAAGAGAGGAGTGGGCCAGAAAGTTGGTTCCGGTGAATTTCAGAAAAGCAGATCCAAAGGAAAGTTCCAGAGTATCTAAAGACGGGCAAAGTCAAATACCCCAATTGAATGAGAGAGATTTCTACGAGATGTTTTCATAG
- a CDS encoding GDP-mannose mannosyl hydrolase, which produces MTELYTVEKKQHIPQKLYNEIIGNVPIACVDIAIIANGSVLLVKRKDPPAKDMWWLPGGRVLKGEMMKETALRKAREEVGIECHAGPIIYTAETIFPDGPYDIPIHSINSCFFLYPVSAEQIPSLDDHHEDYRWVNCIDNSYHQYVQRCLMAAGFEMKSVSEKK; this is translated from the coding sequence ATGACAGAACTTTACACCGTAGAAAAAAAACAGCATATACCTCAAAAGTTGTACAACGAAATAATAGGTAATGTTCCAATTGCGTGCGTTGATATCGCAATAATTGCAAATGGATCGGTATTGCTTGTAAAAAGGAAAGATCCACCGGCAAAGGATATGTGGTGGTTACCCGGAGGCAGGGTGCTAAAAGGTGAAATGATGAAAGAGACTGCACTGCGTAAAGCCCGGGAAGAAGTTGGTATTGAATGTCATGCAGGTCCGATTATCTACACCGCAGAAACAATCTTCCCCGATGGACCGTATGATATTCCGATTCACAGTATCAACAGCTGTTTTTTTCTCTATCCTGTTTCTGCTGAACAGATCCCATCCCTCGATGATCATCATGAGGATTATAGATGGGTAAATTGCATAGATAACAGCTATCACCAGTATGTGCAAAGATGCCTTATGGCTGCGGGGTTTGAAATGAAGAGTGTGTCAGAAAAAAAATAA
- a CDS encoding GDP-L-fucose synthetase: protein MEREAKIYVAGHKGLVGSAIVRRLTAQGFTNIVGKSHKELDLSRQAEVEDFFSTEKPEYVFLGAAKVGGIHANNTYPAEFAYSNFQIQCNVVHSAYLFGTKKLCFLGSSCIYPKYALQPMREDFLLNGELEPTNKAYAVAKIGGIIMCQSYNQQYGTNFISAMPTNLYGPGDNYHPTDSHVAPAMLRRFHEAKKSGAKEVVIWGTGNPKREFLYSDDLADACIFLMNNYNDSEIVNIGSGIEVSIKELAYTIKEVVGYEGKIVFDPTKPDGTPRKLLDCTKIHSMGWNHRYELGEGLRSAYEDFLERFGN from the coding sequence ATGGAAAGGGAAGCAAAAATCTATGTCGCCGGCCACAAAGGCCTTGTCGGCTCTGCTATTGTGAGACGGCTCACTGCACAGGGGTTTACCAATATTGTAGGCAAGTCACATAAAGAACTGGATCTCTCCAGGCAGGCTGAGGTGGAAGATTTTTTCTCAACCGAAAAACCGGAGTATGTGTTTCTGGGAGCCGCAAAAGTTGGTGGCATTCATGCAAACAACACCTATCCTGCAGAGTTTGCCTATTCCAATTTTCAGATCCAGTGTAATGTAGTTCACTCGGCATACCTCTTTGGAACAAAGAAACTCTGTTTCCTGGGGTCATCCTGCATCTATCCGAAGTATGCTTTACAACCGATGCGGGAAGATTTCCTTCTCAACGGTGAACTTGAACCCACAAACAAAGCCTATGCGGTCGCAAAAATCGGCGGCATCATAATGTGTCAAAGTTACAATCAGCAGTACGGAACTAACTTTATCTCCGCCATGCCAACTAACCTTTACGGCCCCGGTGATAACTACCACCCCACCGACTCCCATGTGGCTCCAGCTATGCTTCGCAGATTCCATGAAGCAAAAAAGAGTGGCGCTAAAGAAGTGGTAATCTGGGGAACCGGTAATCCAAAACGCGAATTCCTCTACTCAGACGATCTTGCTGATGCCTGTATATTTCTGATGAATAACTATAACGATAGTGAAATTGTAAACATCGGTTCCGGTATCGAAGTGAGCATCAAAGAACTTGCCTATACCATTAAAGAGGTTGTGGGCTATGAGGGAAAAATTGTGTTCGATCCTACAAAACCTGATGGTACTCCGAGAAAACTTCTGGACTGCACTAAGATTCACAGCATGGGATGGAATCATAGGTATGAGCTTGGGGAGGGGTTGAGGAGTGCGTATGAGGATTTTTTGGAGAGGTTTGGGAATTAA
- a CDS encoding putative polysaccharide biosynthesis protein CpsL, with translation MFSKIKIRIISHRKQLLGVSYYFAASLFSALIHIVLNPFIALNMEHKDYAITGFFASFDSLLSPFIAFSLVNYYTRKFFQLGDDERGKLRNSIVLSTVVLSGGMSLVSFGGLYTYFRYTGVNIPFYPFALMSITSLFMKCFYSLLLVDLKMGRNAAKFFWISICHAVCTALMSVVFVIVLQWGAYGKMLGLMLGSVIFGIYAFFKTLSSLQFEKKYLIQSLAFCWPLTIAAMLNYFFMGVDRIILVGLDDTRNLGLYNIAVLLTGYLAIFGNALSSSFQPDIFKSIADKKKKKTIKIIAGLLLLKSVPVVTFIIFAPLLIHVLTFGRFSEAAGFARILSLTILTSGAYFGLSSILIGYGYSKAILFIKLAGSILSAFMFKYLIANYGFYGAAWGQVCSFLIIVCIGTAFVAILKSKEILVYTIKLRKTIYNLDE, from the coding sequence ATGTTTTCAAAAATAAAAATTAGAATCATTTCTCATCGTAAGCAACTCCTTGGTGTCAGCTATTATTTTGCGGCATCTTTGTTTAGTGCTTTAATCCATATTGTTTTGAATCCGTTTATTGCTTTAAATATGGAGCATAAAGACTATGCAATCACCGGTTTTTTTGCTTCGTTTGACAGTCTTCTCTCTCCTTTTATAGCATTTTCATTGGTAAATTATTACACCCGAAAATTTTTCCAATTAGGAGATGATGAACGTGGAAAATTAAGAAATTCTATTGTACTGTCAACTGTAGTACTATCAGGAGGTATGTCTCTGGTTTCATTTGGGGGGTTATACACCTATTTTCGTTATACTGGCGTAAACATTCCCTTCTACCCTTTTGCTCTAATGAGTATCACTTCGTTATTTATGAAGTGTTTCTATTCTTTATTGCTGGTAGATTTAAAAATGGGACGAAATGCTGCTAAGTTTTTTTGGATTAGTATCTGCCATGCTGTTTGTACTGCACTAATGTCGGTGGTGTTTGTTATTGTGCTGCAATGGGGTGCTTATGGTAAAATGCTTGGACTTATGCTTGGTTCTGTTATTTTTGGAATATATGCATTTTTTAAAACTCTTAGTAGCTTACAATTCGAAAAGAAATATTTGATACAATCTCTTGCGTTCTGTTGGCCCCTAACCATTGCTGCAATGCTCAATTATTTCTTTATGGGTGTGGACAGAATAATACTTGTTGGTTTAGATGACACAAGAAACCTTGGACTTTACAATATTGCCGTCCTATTAACAGGGTATCTCGCTATTTTTGGGAATGCTTTAAGTAGCTCATTTCAACCTGATATCTTTAAATCAATAGCCGATAAGAAAAAGAAAAAAACGATCAAAATTATTGCTGGTCTTCTCCTGTTGAAATCGGTGCCTGTGGTTACGTTTATAATTTTTGCACCACTCTTAATACATGTTTTGACATTTGGTAGATTTTCTGAAGCGGCAGGGTTTGCAAGAATACTATCTTTAACAATACTTACAAGTGGTGCATATTTTGGTTTGTCATCAATACTTATCGGTTATGGGTACTCAAAAGCAATATTGTTCATTAAGCTTGCAGGTTCAATACTTTCTGCTTTCATGTTTAAATATCTTATTGCTAATTATGGGTTTTATGGGGCTGCATGGGGACAGGTGTGCTCTTTTTTGATTATCGTTTGTATCGGTACTGCGTTTGTTGCTATTTTGAAATCAAAGGAAATACTGGTCTACACTATTAAACTCAGAAAAACTATATACAATCTAGATGAGTGA